In Bacillus sp. NP247, one DNA window encodes the following:
- a CDS encoding ABC transporter permease has product MSIESLWSSRFQQHIQNIITYFARMINGLLYSFIFISCVGAYYYAQFLKTSPSKGISLVLITIVLTTIISRCPMRTFIQKPDAVYLLALEEKLTSYFKKSLLYNYIIQLFPLLFTFLILVPLALQSLQLTVPFLCTIFTVLMITKAWNIYMHWMWRDSYEKNIWLIIRIACNALIIYMLFYTANVIVLGGVLLLLAFLLLYTKKQPTKRIPWDYIIEQEEKMDVRFYQFASIFTDIPQLNKQVNKRKWLTNWIEPLLHKKRATFFYLHTLAFLRGNDYFGIYIRLGVIGAFALYFIPNIYAKGAIAYIVLYMISMQLRSLWKYFSGNIIVALYPIDTEKRMNQFLRLIFILLSIQLIVFSSVILIATGQLLHALIIMVIGVLWIRFIIVPKTKKRISSF; this is encoded by the coding sequence ATGTCAATTGAATCGCTATGGAGCAGTCGCTTCCAACAACATATTCAAAATATCATTACATACTTTGCACGTATGATTAACGGTTTACTATATAGCTTTATCTTTATTTCATGCGTTGGTGCATATTATTATGCTCAGTTTCTGAAAACATCTCCTTCTAAAGGAATATCTTTAGTACTCATTACAATCGTACTTACAACGATTATATCGAGATGCCCAATGCGTACATTTATTCAAAAACCTGATGCTGTCTATTTACTAGCACTAGAAGAGAAATTAACTTCTTATTTTAAAAAATCTCTTCTATATAATTACATCATTCAGCTTTTCCCATTATTATTTACGTTCCTTATTCTCGTACCGCTTGCACTGCAATCATTACAATTAACTGTACCTTTCTTATGTACAATCTTTACCGTTTTAATGATTACGAAAGCTTGGAATATTTACATGCATTGGATGTGGCGTGATAGTTATGAAAAAAACATATGGCTGATCATTCGTATCGCTTGTAACGCCCTAATCATTTACATGCTGTTTTATACAGCAAATGTGATCGTATTAGGCGGCGTACTCTTACTTCTTGCTTTTCTACTTCTATATACGAAAAAACAACCCACAAAACGAATACCGTGGGATTACATAATCGAGCAAGAAGAAAAAATGGATGTTCGCTTTTATCAATTTGCCAGCATCTTTACTGATATTCCGCAACTTAATAAGCAAGTAAACAAAAGAAAATGGCTTACCAATTGGATTGAACCTTTATTACATAAAAAACGAGCAACTTTCTTCTATTTACATACACTAGCGTTTTTACGTGGGAATGATTATTTCGGTATATATATTCGCTTAGGAGTAATCGGTGCCTTCGCCTTATATTTTATACCAAACATATACGCAAAAGGTGCTATCGCTTACATCGTCCTATATATGATTTCTATGCAACTCCGTTCCCTGTGGAAATATTTTTCGGGAAATATTATCGTAGCATTATATCCAATTGATACTGAAAAACGAATGAATCAATTTCTTCGCTTAATCTTTATATTGCTAAGCATTCAACTCATTGTATTTTCAAGTGTTATACTCATTGCCACAGGACAATTACTACATGCTTTGATTATTATGGTAATCGGTGTACTTTGGATAAGGTTTATTATTGTACCAAAAACGAAGAAACGCATTTCTTCATTTTAA
- a CDS encoding amino acid permease: MQQKKWGFWVLTAFVVGNMVGAGIFMVPSTLAQTASPLGVTLAWLTTGFGVLMLALVFGNLAIRRPDLTTGPQSHAYALFSSPKKKKMAGFSMVWGYWVANWASNVAIITSFAGYLSLFFPIMKDTRLLFSIGSFNIEVGKLITFTICSILLWGTHLILTNGVSGAGKLNFLATTTKVTGFLLFIVVTLFAFEASKFGQWYTPMIDKEGVSHGLLSQVNLAALTTLWAFIGIESAVLLSNRATSPKTVKRATVAGLLITVAIYLGITILTMGVLHVDKLQASERPLADALNAAMGHGGGKLMALLALTSLFGSILGWILLSSEVPYQAAKEGFFPSFFTKTNKKGSPIYSLRLTNIMSQVFLFSTLSGTIAEAYTFVITVSTLAYLIPYLVSPIFQLKLVATGETYKNEMRARITDGVVAVIAICYALWVIKTGASDIKTFLLGIGLFVIGFAFYPLMNRDQKKNKEKKNEQVA; the protein is encoded by the coding sequence ATGCAACAAAAAAAATGGGGCTTTTGGGTACTAACAGCTTTCGTTGTCGGTAACATGGTTGGCGCTGGTATTTTCATGGTACCAAGTACGTTGGCACAAACAGCTAGCCCTCTCGGTGTCACTTTAGCTTGGTTAACAACAGGGTTTGGTGTTTTAATGCTAGCTCTTGTTTTCGGTAATTTAGCAATTCGTCGTCCTGATTTAACAACAGGGCCACAAAGTCATGCATATGCTTTATTCTCATCACCAAAAAAGAAAAAAATGGCTGGTTTCAGCATGGTGTGGGGATATTGGGTTGCAAACTGGGCAAGTAACGTTGCCATTATCACATCTTTCGCAGGATATTTATCACTCTTCTTCCCGATTATGAAAGATACACGACTACTATTTTCAATTGGCTCTTTCAATATAGAAGTCGGAAAACTAATTACATTTACTATTTGTTCCATCTTACTATGGGGAACACATTTAATTTTAACAAACGGTGTAAGCGGAGCCGGAAAACTAAACTTCTTAGCAACAACAACGAAAGTAACTGGATTCCTTCTATTCATCGTCGTTACTTTATTTGCATTCGAAGCTTCAAAGTTTGGACAATGGTACACACCGATGATTGATAAAGAAGGCGTATCACACGGTCTTCTATCACAAGTAAACTTAGCTGCTCTAACAACGCTTTGGGCATTTATAGGGATTGAATCAGCCGTTCTTTTGTCAAACAGAGCTACCTCTCCCAAAACAGTAAAACGTGCAACAGTTGCTGGTTTACTAATTACAGTTGCAATTTACTTAGGAATTACAATTTTAACAATGGGTGTACTTCACGTTGATAAATTACAAGCATCTGAACGTCCATTAGCAGATGCATTAAACGCTGCGATGGGTCATGGCGGCGGGAAACTTATGGCATTACTTGCTCTTACTTCCCTATTCGGTTCCATCTTAGGCTGGATTTTATTAAGCTCAGAAGTACCTTATCAAGCAGCAAAAGAAGGTTTCTTCCCTTCCTTCTTTACAAAAACAAATAAAAAAGGAAGCCCTATTTACTCACTACGATTAACAAACATTATGTCGCAAGTGTTCTTATTCTCAACATTATCAGGAACAATCGCGGAAGCTTATACATTCGTTATTACCGTATCAACTTTAGCCTATCTCATTCCATATCTCGTTTCACCAATCTTCCAGTTAAAACTAGTCGCAACTGGTGAAACATATAAAAATGAAATGCGGGCAAGAATTACGGATGGCGTAGTCGCAGTTATCGCAATTTGCTATGCACTATGGGTTATTAAAACCGGCGCATCCGATATAAAAACATTCCTTCTTGGAATTGGTTTATTCGTAATTGGCTTTGCCTTCTATCCATTAATGAATCGTGATCAGAAAAAAAATAAAGAAAAGAAAAACGAGCAAGTTGCATAA